AGGTGCCGATCGAGGGGTGGTGTTTCAAGATGATGCATTATTTCCATGGTTTTCTGTATTAGAAAATGTGGCGTTTGGTTTGACGCTACAAGGCGTTAGTAAGCAAGAAAAAGAAGCCGTCGCAAAACAGGTGCTAAGCCAAGTGGGTTTAACTGGCTTTGAACATCATCGTGTGAGTGAAATATCCGGTGGTATGCGGCAGCGAGTGGGCTTAGCACGTGCCTTAGCCGCTAATCCTGATTGGTTATTAATGGATGAGCCTTTAGGTGCGTTAGATGCCTTAACGAGAGAGCAAATGCAAACGCTTATTTTAGATGTCTGGAAACAGACAAGAAAAGGCGTTTTCCTGATTACTCACAGTGTGGAAGAGGCCGTTTTAATGTCTACCGAATTGCTGGTGTTTTCCCCTAGGCCGGGGCGCATTGTTGAGCGATTTGAGTACAACTTTGCAAGGCGGTATGCAGAAGGGGAGTCGGCGAGAAGTATTAAACAAGATCCTACCTTTGCTGCTGCAAAAGCGGTGGTGTTAGATCAGATTGTGTCGCAAACGGAGGCTGTGCAATGACTATTCTATTAGAAGACCCAACACTGTATGCGGTAGAGCGAACGCTTCCGCAAACGGTAACAAGAATCTCTTGGGCGAATCGTCTCTCGGCCGCTCTGACAAGTCGAGTTGCGTTGAGTTTGCTTACTATTGGCTTTGTTATTTTGGCATGGTCATTGACGAGCTATCTGCAATGGTTACCAGAAATGTTATTGCCAACTCCTATCACGGTTGTGAAACGATTGGCCGATTTAGCGCAAAACGGCTTTATGGATGTTTCACTTTGGTCTCATCTTTGGGCGAGTAGCTTTCGTATCGGTTCTGCTTTCTTGCTGGCTGTTGCCACCGCGATTCCTGCGGGAATCTGGATGGGCTCAAGTCGCATTGGTAAGGGAATTTTAGACCCTGTTATTGAATTTTACCGACCCATTCCTCCGTTAGCCTATTTGCCACTGATGGTGATTTGGTTTGGTATTGGTGAGTTATCTAAAGTATTGCTGATTTACTTTGCCATTTTTGCCCCTTTAGCGATCGCAACGGCGAATGGTGTCGGTCGGGTCTCGGCTTCTAGAGCGCAAGCCGCACTTGCATTAGGGGCGAGCAAATGGCAGGTGCTTCGTTATGTTGTTTTCCCCAGTGCGCTTCCCGATGTACTGACTGGGTTACGCATTGCGTTAGGGGCTGGGTGGTCTACTTTAGTTGCTGCAGAATTGATTGCAGCAACCGAAGGATTGGGTTTTATGGTGCACGCGGCTTCAAAATTCTTGGTAACAGATGTGGTGATTGCCGGAATCCTGATTATTGCTGCTATTGCACTGTTATTGGAAGTTGGGTTGCGTTACTTGCAAAGAAAGCTGACCCCTTGGCAAAACGAAGTGTAATCAAGACGGCTATCTGTTGAACGGATAACAACAATAAATAATAAGAAGGAAGATTAAAAATGACAACCTTAACTGTTGAGCGATTGACCCCTGCATTAGGCGCAGAAGTATCCGGCCTTAATCTAGCTGAGCCATTATCCAATTTATTAAAGCAAGAAATTTCGGAATTATTAGTTGAGCACCAAATCCTATTTTTCCGAAAACAACCACTCACGGATAAACAACAAAAAGAGTTTGCTGCAAATTTTGGTGATTTACATGTGCATCCATTGTACCCAAAGGTGGCAGAGCAACCTGAAATCATGATTTTGGACACACATGGCGATAACCCGCCCGATGCAATACATTGGCACAGTGATGTGTCGTGCATCGAGCGTCCGCCACTTGGCGCTATTTTATCCGCCAAACTATTGCCCCCCATCGGTGGCGATACGGTGTGGGCAAGTGCAACTGCTGCTTACGATGCGCTATCTGCACCAATGAAGGCTTATTTAGAAGGACTAACTGCTGTTCATGATTTAACGCAAGGTTTTCCAGAGTACCGTTACGCAATCACGCCAGAAAAAGCCGCGCAATGGGAGGCTGGAAAAAAGGCAAACCCACCCGTGATTCAGCCAGTGATTCGTGTTCATCCTGTGTCAGGAAAGAAAGCGATTTTTGTGAATGAAGATTTCACCACAAGAATTGTTGAATTACCCGAAGCGGAAGGAAAAGCGATTTTGGCCTTTTTGTACCAACATATTAGCCATGCACGTTTTACGGTGAGATGGCGTTGGCAGAAAGATGATGTCGTATTTTGGGATAACCGGATAACGCAGCACATCGCTGTGGACGATTATCTTCCCCATCGTCGCATTGTGCATCGTGCAACGATTTTAGGTGATAAGCCTTTTGGGCCAAAGGTCGGCTGAAATGTAGCTTATTTTTGAACTTAGGCAGAGAGAATCGTATGTTATAGAAGGCTGATGGCCTTCTATAACATAAACGCACAGCTTAGAATAAGCGACGAGTGAGACCTGCAGAGTGAATGATTGTACTAGCCAGTTCTTCGACAGATTTGTGTGTCGTGTCTAAGAACGGAATGCGTTCACGACGCATTAATGACTCCGCCTCCGCCAACTCAAATTTGCAGTTATCTAATGCAGCGTAACGGCTGTCTGGTTTCCGTTCACGGCGAATCTGTTGTAAACGTTCAGGGTGAATGGTGAGGCCAAATAGCTTTTGGCGGTATGGCTGCAAGCGGTTTGGTAATTTTTCAGAATCAAAATCTTCTGGCACTAAT
This Leeia speluncae DNA region includes the following protein-coding sequences:
- the tauD gene encoding taurine dioxygenase; the protein is MTTLTVERLTPALGAEVSGLNLAEPLSNLLKQEISELLVEHQILFFRKQPLTDKQQKEFAANFGDLHVHPLYPKVAEQPEIMILDTHGDNPPDAIHWHSDVSCIERPPLGAILSAKLLPPIGGDTVWASATAAYDALSAPMKAYLEGLTAVHDLTQGFPEYRYAITPEKAAQWEAGKKANPPVIQPVIRVHPVSGKKAIFVNEDFTTRIVELPEAEGKAILAFLYQHISHARFTVRWRWQKDDVVFWDNRITQHIAVDDYLPHRRIVHRATILGDKPFGPKVG
- a CDS encoding ABC transporter permease subunit; protein product: MTILLEDPTLYAVERTLPQTVTRISWANRLSAALTSRVALSLLTIGFVILAWSLTSYLQWLPEMLLPTPITVVKRLADLAQNGFMDVSLWSHLWASSFRIGSAFLLAVATAIPAGIWMGSSRIGKGILDPVIEFYRPIPPLAYLPLMVIWFGIGELSKVLLIYFAIFAPLAIATANGVGRVSASRAQAALALGASKWQVLRYVVFPSALPDVLTGLRIALGAGWSTLVAAELIAATEGLGFMVHAASKFLVTDVVIAGILIIAAIALLLEVGLRYLQRKLTPWQNEV
- a CDS encoding taurine ABC transporter ATP-binding protein; the protein is MSKALVANAVSKHYPSSRGVVHALDNVSVTINQGDFVVALGASGCGKSTLLSLLAGFQTPTLGQVTKAGQVVTGPGADRGVVFQDDALFPWFSVLENVAFGLTLQGVSKQEKEAVAKQVLSQVGLTGFEHHRVSEISGGMRQRVGLARALAANPDWLLMDEPLGALDALTREQMQTLILDVWKQTRKGVFLITHSVEEAVLMSTELLVFSPRPGRIVERFEYNFARRYAEGESARSIKQDPTFAAAKAVVLDQIVSQTEAVQ